The genomic DNA ctaGATTTCGCTGATTTACGAATTGTGTTACGAGAATAAAAAAAGTAATGTCCCTAAAGTTTATCTCCACTGGAAATAAAATACAAACGCTCAggatattaattaaaaatatttctaaaaagTGTATTATGAGTTTAATGTAATTCAGCAAAATTATTCTAAGTCATTAATCTATTATAGACGCTTTCTCCATATTTCTGAATTCTGAAATTaagtaattttgtaaaatagattgatgttttctcCACTTGTGATTTACCTCTCGACTGTTGTTCTACAAAGGCTACTCAAACATCCTTTTGTGGCGGGGTTTATAGAAACATGATGACCAATTCTTGGATCTAAACCTTTATTTAGCATCGGAACATCACATTTTGATGAGACTTCTCTGTTTTGGAATggtatttatataatttacaataACAAGATTTGATCATCCCTTAGTTGAATCAGCCAGACGAGAtggcttttttatatataactaaactaGCATGTTACAAAATATCAGTTTTTAAAGTCCTAAAAAGGTTGAATAAGTTTCACGTTCTCCACATGGTTGAGAAATGTGCGAAATCTGTTACCTTCAAACGCTTCCATTCCTTTGATTTTAACTCTTATGGTCGTGTTTCTCTCGATGTTGTAGTAGAAAACATAGGAAGGCACATATTGGTGATTCGGTGACAACACAATTTCATTCGTGCCAATCATTCCAACAAAGTGTAACTTGTCCTCGCCAACTAGATTCTTCCACAGAGGAGGTAACACGTAAACATGCTTCGTCCATTCACGTTTTCCAGCGTCATCTAGAACCCACAACTCAAAACATGTACTATTTCTACTAACATAGTGACTGTTGGACTCATCTGAAATAAGCGAACCCAATTTACCATTATAGTTGATCAGAGTTGTTGTAAAAGGCAGGTCTCTATTGAAAGTTTCCATGACTTTCATAAAACTGAACTTCTCATacctaaaatcaaaacaagcGATCATATAAACCTCGAAAGACCTGTTGATCCTAGCTACATAGTACAAATTACCATCAATGCATATCCCTTTACAACCAGAGAAATGGGGTACGCAACACTTGATAATTCTCCATAAAGGTTTCCTAGCTCCTAGCGTTAGAACTTGATACTCCAAAAAGTTCTCATCATGTATTCCATATGGCAAGGTCATGGACAACACCTTGAGTTGTTTTTCAATCGGATCATACCCCAAATAATTCATCAGCTTGAATTGTATGCCATCACATTCATAGCCTTGCAGCCCAATCATAGTATTCCTCTTCATTTTAGGTAAAGTTATATATTGTGCCGTGCTAGGGTTAAATAGCACCGACACCAACAgtcctttatttttcttccccTTTAATGTCCGCAAACCATTAAGAATGACGAAGCCGTTGCTAGGACCAAAGATTTCACTAGAACTAGGGAAATGCGTAAGATGATTGGGAGCTACAGACGACATCTCAACAGTATTGCGAGGCTCacgtgaagagaagaagacgaatctCTTTTTGTCTTCACACGCATACAAGATTTGCGGGCGATTGGAAGATCTTGTCAAGAACAACTCCGTGAAATCTTGACGGCTAGGTACGGCGGCCCAGAGCTTTGATACGCAACGACATGTTGCTATAGATTTTACAGGTAACCTCAAGAATATCTCGATAACGAGATCGATTGAGATCGGCAATGAGTTTCCTCTTCCATTACTTAAGGTTATCGATCGCGTATTGGGTCGAGATATGGTTAGAAGATCCTCCGAGACGTTCTGACTACGTGATTTCATGGTGGAGACTCTGCTGCGGTAAACCCTAGACTCGCCTGAGttggaacaaagaaaaaagttaacGTCGTATTAGAAGTTTGTCACCTTATTTCGTCTAAGACTCAAAAATAGTAGATAATGCAATCTTGGTTTAGAGAAAGACCTTGTAGCCCAAACAATAAGGCCCAATACCGGAAGTCCATGtaaagctgattttttttttgttgtgaccGACTTGTAATATGAAATCTGGAAACATACATGATTCGATTGGAATGAGCAGATTAATTCACATACTTTATTATCAATtcatactagattttaaccattttttaaaaaataatatttaaattttattttattttattatatttaatttgttttgtttaattaattttgtttagattgttaactattagaacaataataagagaattaaatacataaatatgtaatttataagttattgTCTCATTAACTCATAATAttaccaatgatttaattgttttacaaaattttagttaaattacctgatttaatatgtttaatattctaatattagtagtattggccaaataattaaatgaggatttaacccgtgtttcaagaccaaattaataatattttatttatactaatgttaattcaaaccatCATGTTAATAACATGCCCCTCCAATATAACAATTGGCGGACATAGTTGAGGGGAAAAAGGTTCATTTGACCCagattaaattctaaaaaaacaaaaatttacatgTAAATTCTTAAAGTTTCAGTAGCAAAATTGGTTTTTCTCAACATGTCGACACTCCAAAACCAGGTTTTGTTCTCCTATATAACACTTTTGACCCCGTTAAAATTTTTCTTGGGTCCGCCAGTGCATATAATCACGTTATATggtaacattattataaatataaataatattaaaaccgagttaataatattttatatttatactatgAGGAGGTGATGCTTGGGCTTATTGAGTAAGGAAACCAAATCAATCTTAATAACTTAAAAGTTAATACCAATAATGTAAGTGTCTTTCTcaaataatttaagttaaatTAGTCATTTTGTGAGTATTGCTGAATGAAATTTTGGGCTAATAAAACTATAGAAAATATGAGAATATATAGAAACTTATCATATTTTCGAATTCTTGCATCCAAAGTATTGATTCAGTAAACATGAAAAagtcttttatgttttttttttataaaaaaaaggcaATATAAAAGCAGAAGAATTGAAAAACTATGAGAGTAAAATCACTCCTTATTTTTCTACTACCAAACAtgcttttctttaaaaaatttcccCATCACTCGTCTCCTTCTCCTTATgctacttttttaatttaataagaaaatcattGACATGCTAATACTTATGCTCGCCTCGTAAGGGAACTAACACGAGCAATGAAAAACTCTTGAATAATATGGTCATAATACGTTAttattactataatttttcCTTATTTGCATGTTTAATACGTACCCTTTGATAACATCAAACTGttcgttattttatttttcttatcgACAACTAATTGGAGGAATCTTTAAGTACAATTAAATCTATTGATGCCTTGAAAACTCGTTCAAACGtagatattattttagttttcttattattcatataaatagaggaaaCCAGTGGCGGATACAGGACCTATTTTTACATGAGGcacaatatataaataacaattatttcattaacaaaattatcaaaaatgaGGCATTTTAGGGGCATCGAACCTTGGATCCATGGAGTAACATGAGGCACCTTCTACCAACTAAGCTAGAAACAtattaattgattaataaatttattaaatttatctAATCTGTGTATGGCACGTGCCCTACTACCCTCTCAAGTAGATCCGCCCCTGGAGGAAACgaaagaagattatatatatgacaagCTCTTATCGGCGTTAACGCTTACGATTgaatcaaaaacaacaaaataaaaataagaatcatGATACAAATTTATTTCGAGTCTTACCAATTACATACTCTTCATTTCATAATCCTAGAGgccttttcttgttttgaagaccctttttcttttaaaatatgcaTGTGGTCTATAGCACTCCAATTACTTATATAAATCTCTTTTGGAAATTGTCCCGGTTTAGACTTATCTTGCTCTCCTAACTTGGAATCCTACACAAAATACGTAGTAGCTATCAATTTATTTAAGTGagatttaatatatagaaagataatTACAAATGAAAGGatgaaaaaaatgttaactTAGCAAACACAGAGAACacactgaaaaagaaaatattaattaaaaaaattgatatacgtctaagaaagaaaagggtaaacAACGATGATGGTATCATATTGTGTATACAACGAATTATTTATAGTGCTTAAAGTCGGCTACCTAGGTTAGTTAGGTTAGAAATTAAAGAATCTATAATATCTTGATTGTCAAGTTTAAATGATACATCGAAATTTATGATCtaactattttaaatatataagatttgaatctttgatatttgtttgttattagaGAAATTATATGATCGCAATCAAAACACAATCTTTATAATTGGTAAAACATTGATTGTggaaaaatcaattttatttgtttgaagtATTCCActatatgaaattaaaattctTCCATAATTAACCAAATCTTATTTACTCTAAAATTTGCTTCTAATCGTTGATAATAAATGttaagttatattttgttttccattttaggtttttagggaaaaaaataccaaatataAGTTTTCGATTAAATATAttcctattttaaaatatattataatctttagacaatatttagttattgttattttgtgaaaagtttagggattaactttgtaaataattataacttaaagggtagaacccaaaatgtatatatagatatagattttCAACCTTTGTATGGCAATAAACGTTTAAAATTAGGTTAGTTTAAATAGATCCATTAATTGACTTTctacaaaatgttattttaggaaaatctgtAGGGGTTAATAGATGTTGTGAAGATATTTATGGCAACGAACATATCAAATTAGGTCATTTTAAATAGTTCgattaattgagtttctacgaaatgttattttaggaaattgataggggttaatgttgtaaataaaacatattaaataagcaaaacttgaagggcataaaccaaaatatactttaaaaataataatatagatgttAAGTATAATGTatacactctgttttttttcttctttatcgtGCATTTGtgacattgttgttgttattgataTTTGGGTTTATTCTTTCCACTGGCTACAATCAAAAGTCCAATTAGACATTACCCAATTACATAGTAACAATCAGTTGAGCAGCTGAGAGCTCAAGAACACAAACGTTAAACTTAGAACAACCATTGCACCAGAGTGTATGAACGACTAAAGAAGAGGATGGATAATTGAGTATGgtatatataaaagagatgAATACCATCACACTTATGGTTCATTAGTGAAGGATGAGAAGTGAAGTAAGCAATTTTTTGTGTGAAGCTGCTTTCCTTACCCACTCACCAAAAAGTCTATAGATCATATTCATACccctcctttttttctttctatgcaGCCCTGTTCTGACTTTActtttacaatttgtttttgacttctggtaaaagaaaaaaaaaatccatcccCTAGATTAGGTTTTCTTTGAATAAAGACTCCATATTCAATGTCTGACCCATTTCGTACATATAAGCTATAATGCTATAgctatacatttaaaaaaaaaaaaactagtactAGTTCTTTAATTAATGGACTAGTGTGAAACAGTTTAAAGATTCTTGGGAACTTTATAATGAGACAGTATGTGAAAtcactttataaatatatgggatatatatatgtgtctgTTAACCAACCAAAATGTATTCTCCATTCACTCACTAAACTCACTAAAGATATATTTAGTGCACATATCAAAAATTAGGAATGCACATTTTCCAttccttctttatttatttgttaatgttttgtaaaatagGAATTTCCATGGAAACAAATAGAGCTGATCATTTTCTGACTTTCACATTCTACAAgaatgtttttgatttgtgttatatatatatatatatatatatatatatatattagtataaatatataaaaaaggaatatACAGGTGTTGTTGTAATCACCAAAGCTGAAACAAGAGAAAGCACAAGGCAAataggaaaaagagaaaagcatGAGATTACACATTACACACTCTCTGCACTTTCATACTCTTTTTCAATCATTTCATTCTATACACTATTCTCTATATCTTACattgcatttttaaaactatatctGAAAACTGTATAGCATAATACAAATTtcctctaattaaattacactaaaataaacacaaacctatgattgaaaattattaaacttTTGGCACGCAATGCTATTAAACCTTTGTGTGAGTATTCCATTCCATGACTCAATGCATGTTCATGTATTATAATATTACTACATAGTACTAGtagtaaaaaataatcattggATTTGTGTACTCCAATATAGAATCAGAGAAGGAGTGAGCTTCGAGGTTATCAAGAAACTCTTAACTTTTTTCAGTACAACGATCATCACAAGACGttatcttttttattcttttcgcTTTTTCTTTGTAACGAAACAATCATAATGAATTACACACTACCATTGCTTTTGTTgtataaaattcttttttttttgttacatttaaACGGCTAAACCTTATATAACAAGCATTACACTATCATTGTTTTGGGAACATGCACACTTCAAATTAATATTGTGAAGAAAACTATCTCTAAAAACTTAACTAAAAAAGACTGATGAATTAAAAAAGCCTTCCATCTGTCAGTTTCATATACCtgcaccaacaaaaaaaaaagttttatcttAATACTGTTGTAACAGAAtcaaaattaaagatttaaagTAAGGTGAgattaaattgattatttaCCTAGACAAAATTACAATCCTTTATACACCTGTAAACCGGAAATTCACCCGTTAAAATCAGTTGAAAACCAAACCGGAAATTCACCCGTTAAAATCAGTTGAAAACCAAACCGGAAACAAGACATAGGAAGAGAAGTTTGGACCAACCTGTTATGTGTTTCCTCTGTGTTAAAAGGAGCAAATGAAATGTCTCCATCATCACTCCTCAAGCCTTCAAAACACTCGAAAACAAACTTTAATTTATCTGACAAAAGCcgaatcaaaaaattatataccatAAGTGATAATAATATGATGAAcaattatgtataataataactcCTTACGAgatttttcagaaaataaaagttttttttttcctcctctcAAGActcaagaatcacacaaaaaaatcttgGTTTCAAGAAAAATCATTATtgctgatgaatgatgatgcaGAGACAATATCTTATCACATTTTCGAATCGAAAAACAGATCGCTTTACCGGGTCCATTTTTATCCAAATCAACCTGTTGTGCCTTAAATGATATGAGAGAAACGTGTTGGTTATACTTTTCTTGGCTGATATATAATAAATGCAGACCAGTCTTAATGGACTTAAGTCTCTATTTTGTGTTTGAGGACcacaactactactactactagtctactactaATAGACTACTTACTACATTGGCTTTCATTGCTTCATGTCACTGACACTACATTCCATCAGTTATCTCCTAATTTTCTGGTCaatgtataaatttttatgaaTAGAGATGTTACCTTTAAGAACTCCTTTTTGATTGTCTTTTAGAAAAAAGTTAGCTCGGTGTATCCACGGGCGTAAGGTAAGAGTTCTTCAGCTTGGACCCGTGCAGTGGAGTGACTCGCGGTTCGCTTTAATCTCTTGTGATTTGACTCAACCTCTGCGCTGAATATGCCATAGACCGGTCTATGATCTGAAAACCGTGACTCCCCTCTTACATAAGATAACTGATGAAGTCCTTCTCCATGCCACAATATCCGATCACACCTTAAGCAAAAAAAACCATTGTCAGATCATTACATGGTtcttgtttagtgtttttttttctgaatgcAAGAAACTTACCATGCAGGAGTACGACGTTTCTCCTTTGGATGCAAATCATCTCCTGCATACCTATCCGAGTTAGTCGAGTATTTGTAAGTTGGTGGGAAGTATATCTTCCCTTCGTTCCATCCTTTAAACACATGGCCTCGTTTCTGCTCTATCCGTAACTGAAGCAAAGaatgtttttttaagtttttaagaaCAGAACATTCTGTAAAATGAGAAATACGAAACTCTATAGTCTCtaacactttatatatatatatatatgcattaaaTCTACAACATGTACCTGATCGTTCTCTAGTAATGCTCTCCAGTTTTGCATCTCGACAAGCGCTTTTGCAGATCGGTAAGAGAGTGCTATACGGTAGTTCAGATCCCCGAGCCATATTACACgactaaatcaaataaaaacaaagacaagaaaatGTAACAAGATTTGAGTGATGAATTGGATCATGAATCTTTAAAACAtatcatttgattttttgatgTTCTGTTTCAGTCTTACTCATGCTGAAGGATATTCTCAGGGGACTTCTCGTCCACAGAACTCTGCACACGAGGAAACCTTGTTTTCTTGAGTATCTCCATGACATCTGAGTTTCTCCTTAGCTCATCGCCTTCTTTTTGTCCCGAGGTCAAATGGGTGCAGACAAAGCAAAAGCTTGTTTGATGAAGCAACATACTAATTGAGATTGATCCCTACAAGAACCACAAAAACTACATTATAACAACTCTTAACGGACTGACTTTGTAACAAAAGCATAAGAATTCATTTTACCTTATTTCCGAGATAACCCATTAATCCTCTACCAACACAAGATACTTTCATGTTCTTGACATGTTCTCGTAACTCACTTTTCACCCAAATTGTTAAAAAGATACCAACCATCTGTTTACTTGCGACCAAACAGTACTGTGATGAGTTCCACGGGATTCTATAACCATTTTCGTTTGATGCAGGACCAGGGCATGACCCTGGTGAATTTAAGATTGTGCTAGGAGAATCCCCTGGaccattattattatcatcatccgAGGACCCCCACCGAGAGACATCACTAGGCCGAGAATAATCACTTGGCCTAGAGTAATAATCACTTGGTCTAGAGTAATCACTAGGCCTTCTCGAGTAATCACTAGCCCTGTGACTACACCTGAAGCTTGGATCGAAATCACTTGGTCTATGTGTGAAGAATACGCGATCACAGACGCTGAAACGTCGGTCAAGCCGCGGTTGTGAGACGGAAGGATCATTCTCATCCATTCTCCATACGCTCGGTGTTTGGAAAGACCGTCTGTTGAAGATAGTCTCGTTCTTTTGCCTCGAAGATCCGGAGAAGTCAGCATCAATCTCTGCA from Camelina sativa cultivar DH55 chromosome 7, Cs, whole genome shotgun sequence includes the following:
- the LOC104704297 gene encoding putative F-box protein At3g23960 → MKSRSQNVSEDLLTISRPNTRSITLSNGRGNSLPISIDLVIEIFLRLPVKSIATCRCVSKLWAAVPSRQDFTELFLTRSSNRPQILYACEDKKRFVFFSSREPRNTVEMSSVAPNHLTHFPSSSEIFGPSNGFVILNGLRTLKGKKNKGLLVSVLFNPSTAQYITLPKMKRNTMIGLQGYECDGIQFKLMNYLGYDPIEKQLKVLSMTLPYGIHDENFLEYQVLTLGARKPLWRIIKCCVPHFSGCKGICIDGNLYYVARINRSFEVYMIACFDFRYEKFSFMKVMETFNRDLPFTTTLINYNGKLGSLISDESNSHYVSRNSTCFELWVLDDAGKREWTKHVYVLPPLWKNLVGEDKLHFVGMIGTNEIVLSPNHQYVPSYVFYYNIERNTTIRVKIKGMEAFEGNRFRTFLNHVENVKLIQPF
- the LOC104700257 gene encoding type IV inositol polyphosphate 5-phosphatase 7; the protein is MRDDKSKKSKLSWSKKMVRKWFNIKSKTEKFQADVSVPQGVEVEHRTSFSETKPCTIKKTKTEKLNKNWEQQARQRKMNYENPRIIDVQNHSIFVATWNVAGRSPPEDLNLDEWLHSSAPADIYVLGFQEIVPLNAGNVLGAEDNGPAKKWHSLIRKTLNNLPGTSSVCHTPSPIPVPIAEIDADFSGSSRQKNETIFNRRSFQTPSVWRMDENDPSVSQPRLDRRFSVCDRVFFTHRPSDFDPSFRCSHRASDYSRRPSDYSRPSDYYSRPSDYSRPSDVSRWGSSDDDNNNGPGDSPSTILNSPGSCPGPASNENGYRIPWNSSQYCLVASKQMVGIFLTIWVKSELREHVKNMKVSCVGRGLMGYLGNKGSISISMLLHQTSFCFVCTHLTSGQKEGDELRRNSDVMEILKKTRFPRVQSSVDEKSPENILQHDRVIWLGDLNYRIALSYRSAKALVEMQNWRALLENDQLRIEQKRGHVFKGWNEGKIYFPPTYKYSTNSDRYAGDDLHPKEKRRTPAWCDRILWHGEGLHQLSYVRGESRFSDHRPVYGIFSAEVESNHKRLKRTASHSTARVQAEELLPYARGYTELTFF